The DNA segment CCCATACAAGTCACACACTTCTCTAGAAAGAGGAGTGTCGAGACATGCAGAACATAAAGGTGTAAACTGAGGTTTGCTCACGTCCCTCTGCCTAGAGGGGCATCGAAACGTATAAGACACATAATCTTAGAATGTCCCTTCATCAACGACATTTTCAATAAACTCATCCGAGAATGATCAAACTACTTCTTTAAACGCAGGAGGACGCGACCTCAGAACTTGCTAGGAAGTTGGGTGTGCTCCACATCTAGCTGTGAGGCAGCATGCCTCGCCATAAATGAAACAGGTTTATGGGAGATCCCCGGCCAGTCTGGAGTTGAAAGGACGTGGACAAGACGCCAGCGCTGAGTCACTTAGGACCGGTGTTGCCTAGGACACGCGTCGCACATGTCCCGCACCACCTAATTTAGCCAAACGGGTAGAGAAGCAACCATGGCACTGTTTTAGGCAGGTTGGGCCTTGTTAGGCCCGCCACGCACCACGTGGTGAGCACATTGGCGGAGACCCAACTGTCTTAGACGGAGCCCACGAGCTTGGGGTAATATGAAGACTGTGTTAGGGAACCAGCCGGCAACAACAAGACGGCTAATAAGACAAGACTAACAGTAGATTTGTAATAATGAGATCCTCTCCTTGGACTATAAAAGGAAGAGGACCAGATACATATGAAGGGTTGGATTCTTTTATATCAATACTTTCACTTTGTAACCTGAAAAGGCCTCCTTTGTACATAGCTGATCTAGGGAAAACAACAACCTCAACATAGCAGGGTATTACACCTTTGGGtggcctgaacctatataaactcCTGTCTCCCTCTCTGCATGGGGTGGTCGGGCCCCACGAAACCTTTCTGATTGCAACTTGTTTGCACTCTCACCGCAAACCCCTTGGTCGGATCTTCACACTCGGGGAGGGGCCTCCACTCCCCGCTGTCCGAGGAATCACCCCCTTGACACATAGCTTACCtcgtgtataaatagagagggagggtgtggcCTCCTGCAGTCCTGCTATCGATTTTGAGAGAGTTGAATtgagagaaaagttagggtttcaagtttagtcgaaattttggTGAGATGTGTTGTTAGTGCACTTTCTAAATACTAGTTGATGCAATATAGTCGAGATAGTTCAATCTACATATTCGAGTTTTCATCCACCGGTGTTTCCTGGGTTGTCTGACCAACAGCAAGGCGACGGTCTTACCGGCAGGAGTACGGGAGTCCAACCACAGGTGGTGGGCGGTTTGACCAGTTAGACaacggcggtctgactggcggcTGGAGGGCGGTGTGACCGAGggcccaaaaccctaaccctagatctggccagaggggagggtggcggcaggTAGGGCTAGGGTGGCGAATTTTGTTTACGCTGaatatattttcgcaggcgggtgGATTTAgccacatgcaaaaatcatTGATTTTCAAAGGCCTTTGAATGCGGGCAGAGGTTATGGCCACcaacaaaaatatgtttttgcagtctgtaaaaatgttttttctagtagtgccaGCCACTTCACATAGGTCCATGAATTTTTAATATACGCTTGTATAAGCCGTTCCAAAGAGATTCCTGTTCCAAAGAGATTCACGgcccatcttttcgcttatgcttatgcttatcagcaaaaatttgaattttgaaccttgaatttggagttgattttagggttttttcatcaaaatttattttttagcctttgcttttagatcactaagaacacgcatatacaaattttattcacaaattatttttcgtttgtgttaggaaacgataagtgaaaaaagataaagaacaatagatcaatcacagaagacacgagatttaacgtggaaaaccctcccaaaacaggagagaaaaaaccacgggcgccagccagcaaaatatcttcactatatctggggtgaggttacaacaccgcacggcggcttacaagaggtatatatacgCTCCGGCCCAAGCCTCCCAGCGACAggcctccgctccactacgtcagaagctggcctttattaagtgcaaatgaatttggatcacaactcaatagtttgcaaatatgtcgtttcgcttattAAAATGATGGGGCTGTCAATCTCATATCCACGCTGTCACTTTCCGTGCCCCTCTTTTGCTCCCCTCACCCTGCCTCTTCCCCCTCTAGTGTCCTGGTAGTAAAGCTCAAGCTTCTCTAGATATGCCTCCTGTGATCCTGTCACATGTGGATTGGCACTCACGGATCAGACAGTTGTGGTGTCTCGAGGTACACCGTGAGGAGGAACGAGGAGTTGATGCCCACGTTTGCCCCATTTTCCTCCGCCATACTAACTAGCTGTGCCCTTGTTGTTGTTGCCATCCTTGAGGGCTTCTCCTTTCCCGTTGCCACACTTAAGGACCATAGGACAAGGAGAAGAATGTTGGTCCCATTGAACAGAAGTTACAGAACATATTTATCGTCGTCGGAAATgaagaatagagagagagagagtgatctaaagtgtaaaaaaaaaccagaaaacatCGAAGTAGGTAGATTAAAATAAACGAACATGTTCCTAACTCCTAACTGAAATATACTCAAAACAAAATTCGGTAGctcgatcttttttttttctctcatttccccttctctctctgtcctttttcctctttcttcctAATAAGTGAGTATCTTGTTCCTCCCCTGGTTCACCGAGCACCAAGTCCTCCCTTTGCACCGCGTGGCGAGGAGGGCGAGTCGCCCAATCTCTCTGCCCTttgcggcgccgtcgtcgctgccaaACCAGCTGTGCGAAGAAGCCGCGAAacccggccgcctccgcgctgCAACGACCGCCGCGAAAAtccggccgcctccgcgtcgtTGTTGCCGTAGCTGCGTGCCCCGGCGAGGTCGTCTCCGCATCCTCCTCGCGCGAGGATCCCGTCCCGATCGCTAAGGACGGTATACCGGTCCCTAGCATtccgggaaaaaaaaatctcatctCTCTTTGAGTTTTGACTACCTCTGTGTCGCGCTACCCCACACGGAGAGAGAGCAACGAGGGGATGGGCGGCTACGAGAACGGCgactcgccggcggccgccgccggagacggcggcgtcatcctgggcgtcgacggcggcaccACTAACACCGTCTGCGTCTGCCTGCCGGTCGCAATGCCGCCGCCGGAATCGCCCGGCGCCGTCCCCGTCTtgtcccgcgccgtcgccggctgctCCAACCGCAACTCCGTCGGAGGTAACCACCGTACAAGGCTTGGCCCAGTTCCGTGGCGGCCCCTGCTGCATATGTAATAGTTGGATCTTGGGGTTTGACCATCGGTATCGGGTTAGATTTTGGCGATTTGCGGTGCTGTGAACGCCACTGCTGCCGTGCAATTCTGGTGAATTTTGCGACAATATAGTGTTCCCATGTCTTAATACTCCCAAGAAGTGTTGGATCTTGCCAATTGGACGAGGGTTTCAGAGAAGATTAATTATTTGCATAATTATGATCTCCAAAATTTTTCTAATGTGAAATTTATTGAtgattttgaaaagaaaaaagttcaTCTGTTTCTTATAAATTCAGTGGTTTCCTACCTAGAATCATCTGATCCAGATACATAATAGGAGTAGAAAATGGCATTGCTGTTGCTAAGCTGTGGTATCTATGTAGTAGCCTGGTAAATTTTAACTGATGGGGAATACATCCTTTTATATGTGGATGTTGATTAGTATAGAACTAAAAATCATACCATTACTTGAAACATCATTATGATACCACCGTTATTGCAGCTTACTAACCTTTCTAATTGAATGGTTTCCCCGTATTAATTCATATTTTCACTAGTCTAGGTGCTATAAATTATTATAGATAGAGTTGGGTATTGCACGAGTTTTTGCTCAAGTAATACTGATCACTTTGTCCTTTATCTTATTTCAGAAAGTGCTGCACTGGAAACTCTAGAACAGGTCATGGCACAGGCCCTCACATTGGTCAACACGGATCGTTCAGCTGTCCGTGCAGTTTGTTTAGCTGTATCTGGAGTTAACCATCCTTCTGATCAGCAGAGGATGCTAGACTGGATTCGGTATTGATCTCTGCATATATCCCCTTCCTGAAAATTCATCCGCTGGCCACTTCAAATAGCATCAATAAATTTTGTAAATCATGGTTTCTTATTGAATTGGACACAGTCTGAAGCTATCAGGGAAACAAtgcatgagttaaaatttttcaCTTGCTGCTAAGTGCTAAGTGAGCTTTTTTGTTCTCCAGAGATCTCTTCCCTGGCCATGTCAAGTTTTATGTGGAAAATGATGCGGTGGCAGCTCTGGCCAGTGGTACAATGGGAAAGCTACATGGCTGTGTATTGATAGCGGGCACTGGAAGCATAGCTTATGGGGTCACTGAAGATGGAAAGGTAGCAAGAGCAGCTGGTGCTGGACCTGTTTTGGGCGACTGGGGTAGGTGAGTTACATTTATAAGAGAAGGGAATGTTAAGAAATTCCAAAGATAAATGTGTTATTTGAAGTTGGTATACTGTTTCTTTTGGGGGATTTCATTTGCATATTCTCCTAGCAAAAGCTTCTGATCTATAACATGAAAATCAGACAATATGTTATTTATTTGCAAGGGTTATGAATTTCCACTTAGTGTGAAAACCCACTATCATGAATTGACCATGACATGCTTAATTAAGGGTGAATAGGCATTTAAAACTGTTAGCATTTTCAATAGAGTGACAGGAAAACATAGGTTACATTAATTGACCATGAATGCATCCACATCCTTAGGAGAATCCCAATTTTTTTCCAGAGCAATATATTTTCAATAGCTTTTACATGTGACAAAGGAAATGTAGGTGACACCATGTGTACATTAATGCAGTGGATATGGCATTGCTgcacaggccctgacagcagtCGTAAAAGCATACGATGGCCGTGGACCTCATACTAATCTTACAAGAGAGATCCTTAGGAAGCTTGAGCTTTCTTCACCAGATGAATTGATTGGGTAAGTTCTCTCGTACATATATATCCTTTTTGCCAACACATTCTATTTCGGTTGTATTTTTCCATTAAGTTTTTACCATGAGAAATTATCACTATTGTCAAGCATCCCTTTTGATATCTTTTTTCCATTATGAAACTTGTCCTGTTGATGCATTAAGCTCATCACATCCAACGATCCATATTTTAACATCCTATGAAGGCGATACTACGATATTTGGACCAAACTGGTCTGAACAAACTGCTATTTCAGTGTTGAATGCCAAAAAGACATCCTGCGATTGTTTCATGTTTTATCTTGAAAATCTACGATATTTGGAGTCTTTAAGTTAGTTATCAACTTATCATCCTTGTCTGTGGCATAGGTGGACGTATGCAGATCCATCTTGGGCCCGTATTGCAGCACTTGTTCCTGTTGTGGTATCTTCTGCTGAAGATGGTGATGAAGTAGCAAACAAAATATTGCATGATTCAGTGCAGGAGTTAGCTGATAGTGTTGTTGCTGTTGTTCGGCGCCTTAAATTGTGTGGTGAAGGTAGTAATTCAGCACAGTTTGTGTATTATTCTCCTAACGAATTTCTTGATGTTTATTCATGAAATGATTGGAGAGCTTGCATCATATAATACCAAAGCAAGTAGCAATTTTTTATGTTACTGCAACCAGGTACTTCCAGTTTTAGTCCAAGATATTCTTCTTCGAAACTGTAGGTTCATTGTCTACTAGTGCATGGCACAAGTTGTTGCACTCTGCCACTCTGAATGCAGGTTTTGGGTCAAGCCCAACCTATTTCCATGATGCACTTGATTTGACACAAAAGCACGCGTTTTTAGAGATTATGTAAGGCGAGGTTGTcagatatttatattattaagtTGTAACTCTTTGAGGAATTGAGTAAAACATTATCGTGTATAACTGAGGGCTTCCTTTTACTCTGTGCAGATGGAATGGACCAATTTCCGCTTGTTTTGGTTGGAGGTGTTCTCGAAGGCAACAAAAAATGGAACATTAGTGGTGAGGTTGTAAGATGTATTTCCAAAGTCTTCCCAGGCGTCCATCCTATTCGACCTGAGGTTAGTGTTGTACTACTTTATCCTGTTGTGAGTTTCATTTTCTAGCAGTGCGATTTACTAGAGATTCAAAAGGTCAAGCGTTTACAATTTCGGGGGTATTTTACCTTTTCTGGAGGATACAATTTTTGGGGATGCTTCAGAAGTATTTTTCATTCAGTGATTGTATATGGACATTAGTTTATGTAGGTAATGTTGCTGGATTTAGTTTTGCATAATTTCTGTCTCCAGCATTCAAGTGAACAGTCCACTTAAATAGTGCGAACAACTTTCAGGTTTGACagtgataaaaaagttatttttatcACATTTTGCAGGTGGAACCAGCCATTGGTGCAGCATTACTAGCTTGGAACCATCATCGCAAAGGACTGAAACTGGAAAACGGAAGTTGATCTCTAGCATATGGAATTTATTTCAACTGTAAATTACAGAACTGAACAGCCAAAGGATTAATAAGATTGGGATGGTCACACAGGCACATTCATCAGCATCAAGGTTGTTGCTGCGTGAAGAGCGTTATGGATGGATGTGCTTTCTGTGAGTTGTGTAAGCGGGGAACAGATGCATTTCTTATGTAATTAGTTACCGTGTTCAAAGAATTGTTCACGACATTTGGTTCTAGCTCTTGGTGACTTGTACGTGTGCTATTAGAGAGTTCCAAGAAACATGTCTGGAATGAACAGGTCATGTTAAAATGTGTATTTTTACCTGTTCGGTTACCTTGTATCTGTATTTGGTCGAAATGCTGAATTGATTCAATCGTCACCTGCATTTATTTGCTGACTCATGTTGATAGGACAAATTTGCACGAATATGTTGAAGTATTTTCCCTAATTTGGATCGTCTGAGCAGATGTTCCTGACAGGGAGGAAAAGAGCAATTCACAAATActtcaattttaattttgactaagtttatagaaaaaacataacaacattttcaacacagaATATAGTATCAAAACATATTCAATGTAACATTCAATGAGACTAATTCGtggatgttgctaaattttgttataaacttggtcaacttaaaaaaagtttgaccaTAAAAATGATGTCGTTTATTATGAAAGAGAGGGAGTAATTGCATTGTTGACCGTATGtgatcttactccctccgtactcgtaaaggaagtcgtttaggacaatgtttaagtcaaacattgggaatataaatcatgaataactctcaggttgttgagtttaaaaatgtaaaaattatataaatagattcgtcttgaaaaatattttcataaaagtatacatatattactttttaataaatattttttatagaaacaagaagtcaaagttgtgttttagagaccgtgtcgctgtccaaaacgacttcttttataagtatggagggagtatattagacTGCAAAGTTCTGCCTGTCATTATATTTTACATCAGGTTCCGTAGACTGCCAACTGCAGATTTGAATGGCTAAAGAATTGCATATCAAAACATCTCTTGAGACACACAGTTTGTCACATTGCTCAGGTCGTGACAACATTAGACCATGACCAGTAAACCACACTTGGTCAAACTCATACATTAATCCCATACATCTTTCTCAATGTGGTTCAAAAACTCCACCAACATTCTTCCTAGTCCATCAAGTGGAAAAGTATTTCAGAATTCATCTTTTCCAGACCCATAGGATCAATAGCGCAATACAAGGACTAACTAATGTTGGCTCATTTACAAACTGCCAAAGGCTACCAAATCTACTATCTAAAATGGGGAGCAAACTACTTTGCATCACCTAACCCTTGATTTGACATCAAAAGAAGGGCATGATCTACAAAAGTCACCTCATACTACTATAAATGCAGAGTCAAACCGTCAAGCTGTCAAGCCTTTGCTAACACTGTAGTAGCAGATATAAGTATGAAGGATAAGTTTATTTCGACATGTTTAAATGTTTCTTGATCATGTTCAAGATCTCCATAACCTGTTAAAGAGATAACACAATTGAGAACAAAGATATCAACTTAAAACGATATAGTAATTAGTAAAGAATAGAAACATCATAATTTATAACGCCATATTTGGATGGATGCTAGCAATTCCTAATCCAATAGCATGCTACGACCAGTAGTTAGACCTCAACATACATAAAACTCAATGTAAAGAAGCAGTTTTCATAGTTGTGGAAACAAAATAATGAAGTTCGGATTGAAATTCCTATTAGAAATTTTGTTATATCAATTTTGTTTCTTTAGAGAGATTTCACTTCACTATCAAAACAGAGATGTACTAAGAACAGTATACTTACACCAGTGTAGTACTGCAAGACAGGAGAATAGTGATCGAGTGCAATATAAATTTTTGCAAGAAGATCTGTTAATGCCTCAACCTCATCACCAAGTAAATCTACCTGCAAAAAACAAGAAATCACACTCCTAATCCTCCTCATTTAAAGGCACTATCTAGGTAACTGACTGGTGCAGTTTCTAGGATAAGCAGTTGTTTGGAAACCAAAGATGTACCTCGAGCTCAGCTTTCTGAAGATTGGAGGCTCTTGTTTCAGATATTTCCTTGTATCTCAATGCCTTCTTTCTTAAAGTATTGCCTTCTTTTGCAAGGATTTTACATTGTTCTTTCAATAGACTAAACCTGTTTTGCGTAAGTTCAACAAAGAAAAGTCATAGACAATAAGAATTGTAAATATAAATACAGCATAAGCAAACCCAAAATAAAGACAAAAGAAACTACTGGATGAATGGAAATACAGGCACCTTGATTCATTGTGCTGAACTTTGTGTGCAATGATAGTTTGTTGGTCTGTAACAAGATTTTCAAAACCTCTCATAGATTCAACAACACATCTCATGCATTCTGTAAACTCCTTTTCTTTAGAAATGGATGATGAAAAtcccttctccttttctttaatGATGGCATGTAAAACTTTATTTTGTTTCTCTACCTCCTTTTGAGAATCTGATACAGTCCTAAATCTATCATTTAACTCCTTCAGAGCAATCTCATTACGATGAACATGCTGCAGAGCTTGCTCCAACCTGCTAACAATGACATCAAAATCCCTGCACTTATCAGAAATGCAGGAATCTTGCTTTGCAACTTTGCCTCTTAGTGAATCAAGTTCATGGCGTAGAAAATCCAAATGATCCTCTATTGCTTTGAATTCAATCTGTGACAAATATTTCTCCTTCTCCCTTATCACTAAATTGAAGGTATCCACATTTAGCTTTAATTTGTCCATCTCTTGCATATGTAGAGATTGTGCTTCAGCACAGCTGTTTTCCTCGTTGTATTTTAACAACAATGAATTAATGTTTGAAGCTGCTTCAGCTATGGCCTCTTTCTGAATAATTGACCAAAAGTCCAGATTCATATTAAACTCCATCTCATAACCATGCAATCCCATTTTTATTTCACTAATAAACTCTGTTACTAAAATCTTTTCTGTCTCTTCTCTAACTATGGTTACAATGCTGGCATCTTCAATATCAGATTCTAACCTCCTAATCTGATTCAGGTAATTTGTCTCAATGGGTGTGAAATGTGAAGCCTTAATTAGAGTAATGCATTCTTCCTCTTCATTGTCAGTTGGAGCACCTTGCAACTGATGGTTGTGAGAATCTACAACCTTGATTTTGTCTTGTTGACCAGGAAATACATCACTCTTGATGCGGATGGTTCTTTTATTCTCCACAAGGACCTCATCCAATTTTGTAATAACTTCCCAAATTTTCTTCCTCATGAGCTCAAATTCTTTATTATTGCGTAAATGCCAGGGGTTAGGTCCTTCTTTTTTTAGGTTCTCCCGCTTTAGTCTAAATATCTCTTCCGTCTTCTCTTGCAAAGTCGAATCATGCTGCCGTTTCATTTGATTCATCATTTTATTGAAATGGGCAACCAACTCATCCCTATCCATGTGCTTCAGAACTGTTGGATCAATAAAAATATCTTCATTGGAGGCTTTAGAACCATTTTCCTTAGTTATACCATCTTTAGAGGATTTTTCATTCCCTCTATGCTTACTTTCATCTTCTGCGCCTTCAAAGTTGTTATAGTGTGATACTGAAAGCCCCCACTCAGAATTCAAGAGTGACTTAGAAAGAGTCACAAGCTGTTGGCGAAGGTTATAAATTTCTTCATAGAGTTTATCTCGGCCCTCAGATAAACTCAGGCCACTATTTCTGAATTGATGCAGCTTTTCGTTCAAGAATGCTATCTCTGCATCCTTAGATGCAATCTGGCGAGCTGATTCTTGCTCTACAGCACTTATAGTTCCCTTCATAACAGAGTCAGTAACATATCTTGAAACATGAAGACTGGTATTTAATTCATTCCAAATGGCGTCCAAGTCATCTACAATCAACTCATTTTCATCTGAAGGTTCTCCCTGGACAGTGGAGCTTCCATTCATATCGCTATGTGCTAATGGTACATCCAGGGTCTCCAGGCTCTCCGCCATGTTCCCACtgcaaaaaagggaaaaacataAAGGAGGATGACTAAAGCATCTCACTTCAACAGTATCCTATTTTATTAGAGTAATAACATGCATTGCCTCACTGCATCCTTAGAAATAGAACACCTCATCACCAAAGCTTCTAACATTGTACTCATATCTAAACACGAATTTGCCTTAAGCATATCAGTGGCAGATCTAACATGAGAGatgggggttcagttgaacccccaaacATTTTTGGGAACCATCAAAACTGTTACTATTATTAAGGTTAAGGCAAAGTTCTAGAACAGAAGCTAGGGTTACCGCAAATTCGAGAAAAAGCGCGTGAGTAGATTGAGACGGGAAAGAGGATGTGAGTAACGGacgcggcggaagcagcaggacgagcgacggcgaccctgctcgctcgctcgcgcgaTGGATGGGAattggcggaggcggcggtggcggaggatgtgCGTAACGGACGCGGCGGAAGCAGAAGGACGAGCGACGCTCGCTCgtgggatggatggggatcggcggaggcggaggcggaggcggcggaggcgacagCGGTGGTCAAGGGCAAACTCAGGATAACTCCCGCACGACGGAGGCGTCAAAATGGCGAGGGTAACTTGGTAATTTCGCCTAGCAATCAATCGacccggattttttttttttgacagcaaCTTTAGAACTTCATTAACCCACTGCTCCAGGCAAGTCGCCGGAGACAAGTTCAGTAACAAAGGCCGGGGCTTGGTTCCAGAAACACGGGGAGACAGAGGCCGCGGTCAGGGTTTACCTTACCGCTAACTTACTGTCGGTAACCACGCGGTTACTGCGGTTACCGGGCTTACCacgggggtacggtaatataaataccgcggtaacctccttatattcaaataaatttaaaaaataatttgaatttttgataaattttgcacggttttgtacgaTTTTTcgcggttaccgcggttaccgcgcggtaaccgtgcttatcgccggggcgcggtaaccccggccccggcggtttgggaaaccctggccGCGGTACAAACACCATAGGCGGCTAAACAGTCTGCCACGTTGTTACACAATCTAGGGCAAACAGAAATATTGACATGATCAAAATTCACCCGTAGAAATGCCCTGATCTGCCTGAACAAAGCCCCGTTCGGGCTGCGGTCGAACTCTTCAGATGTTAAGGCTCGGTGCAGGTTAGTAGCATCCATTTCGACAATGATGTCAGTCATGCCCAGTTGTGCCACCCGTTGCAAGCTGTTCAACAGATCCAGTGCTTTCGCTTGCAACGCGCTTGTCACCCGGACCAGACTACCAGCCCCGGCTTCTAGAAATTGTCCTGATGCATCCCTGGCAACAAAGCCCCATCCTCCCGCTTCAGTATTATGAAAGAAAGATGCATCAATATTCACCTTATACACATTCGCTGGCGGGATCTATCGTTGCACAGTAGGTTGTTTGGCCTGGGAGTTCTTCTTCGATATCCTCTCTTGCTCCCCCAGATGAAACTCGACAGACTGGCAAATGTCCCAAGTTGACGACATTTTCTCCCCCACATTAACCTTGTTGCGAGCCAACCACCATCTCCACATGAAGGTGAGGATTTTTTGCTGTGTAGTTTCAGCAAAAGTCCAAAGCTTAGACATAGCTTCTTTCCCCGATTGGCATTGGACCATtatcttcctctccctctccagatTCAGAGCTAGCCAGCACGCCCTTGCATTTTTGCACTTAAAAAACAGATGTCTGTTGTCTTCGTCAAAACGTTTGCAAACAGGGCAGATCTTATCAATTTCAACTCCTTTCCTGGCCAGATTGCAACGAACAGCAAGGCTATTATGAGTAAACCACCACACAAACATCTGCACCTTATGTGCTACCTTGCACCTCCAGATTTTCAACCAATCAAAAGTGTGAGTTCCGTATACACTGCCGCTGGAGGAACTTGCATCCCGCCCGCTGCCCATATCACGCTTCCTGACAGCAACCTTATAGGCTGACTTTACAGAGAAAACTCCTTTTGGATCATAGCGCCAGGCAGCCCAGTCGTCCACACCATCATGCAAGGGGATCTTTTTTATCTCTTCAGCATCAACATTCCAAAAATTATCATCAATTAGAGCTTCATCCCATTCACCCAGGACCGGATCGATTAGTTCAGACACTTTAGTAAGTATCGAGCCAGCCCGCGGAGTGATTGGCTTTCGAGTACTACTCCGTGGGATCCATGGATCCTTCCATATTTTGAGCGAGTTACCATCACCAACACGCCAGATCAATCCTTCCTTCAACAGCTCCACCCCCTTCAGGATACTTCGCCAGGAATAAGAGATGCCGTCCTTAGCCGAGCTATGCAGCACATCAGTATAAGGGTAGTACTTCGCCTTGAGGACCCTAGCACACAGAGTTCCTGGATTGGTGAGGAGGCGCCATGCTTGGCGGGCTAACATGGCAATATTAAAGAGATGTAGATCTCTGAACCCTAAGCCCCCATTCTCCTCCAACATTGTTAGCTTCTCCCAACTTAGCCAGTGTATTTTATTAGTCTTGTCCTGCTGACTCCACCACCATCTCGCTATCATCGAGCTCAGTTCATCACACAACCCCTTAGTCAGGTCAAAGCACGACATCGCATATGTAGGTATAGCTTGGGCTACTGCCTTGATCAAAACTTCTTTCCCAACCTTTGATAGT comes from the Oryza glaberrima chromosome 9, OglaRS2, whole genome shotgun sequence genome and includes:
- the LOC127785102 gene encoding WPP domain-associated protein-like, with the protein product MAESLETLDVPLAHSDMNGSSTVQGEPSDENELIVDDLDAIWNELNTSLHVSRYVTDSVMKGTISAVEQESARQIASKDAEIAFLNEKLHQFRNSGLSLSEGRDKLYEEIYNLRQQLVTLSKSLLNSEWGLSVSHYNNFEGAEDESKHRGNEKSSKDGITKENGSKASNEDIFIDPTVLKHMDRDELVAHFNKMMNQMKRQHDSTLQEKTEEIFRLKRENLKKEGPNPWHLRNNKEFELMRKKIWEVITKLDEVLVENKRTIRIKSDVFPGQQDKIKVVDSHNHQLQGAPTDNEEEECITLIKASHFTPIETNYLNQIRRLESDIEDASIVTIVREETEKILVTEFISEIKMGLHGYEMEFNMNLDFWSIIQKEAIAEAASNINSLLLKYNEENSCAEAQSLHMQEMDKLKLNVDTFNLVIREKEKYLSQIEFKAIEDHLDFLRHELDSLRGKVAKQDSCISDKCRDFDVIVSRLEQALQHVHRNEIALKELNDRFRTVSDSQKEVEKQNKVLHAIIKEKEKGFSSSISKEKEFTECMRCVVESMRGFENLVTDQQTIIAHKVQHNESRFSLLKEQCKILAKEGNTLRKKALRYKEISETRASNLQKAELEVDLLGDEVEALTDLLAKIYIALDHYSPVLQYYTGVMEILNMIKKHLNMSK
- the LOC127785357 gene encoding uncharacterized protein LOC127785357, yielding MGGYENGDSPAAAAGDGGVILGVDGGTTNTVCVCLPVAMPPPESPGAVPVLSRAVAGCSNRNSVGESAALETLEQVMAQALTLVNTDRSAVRAVCLAVSGVNHPSDQQRMLDWIRDLFPGHVKFYVENDAVAALASGTMGKLHGCVLIAGTGSIAYGVTEDGKVARAAGAGPVLGDWGSGYGIAAQALTAVVKAYDGRGPHTNLTREILRKLELSSPDELIGWTYADPSWARIAALVPVVVSSAEDGDEVANKILHDSVQELADSVVAVVRRLKLCGEDGMDQFPLVLVGGVLEGNKKWNISGEVVRCISKVFPGVHPIRPEVEPAIGAALLAWNHHRKGLKLENGS